In Raphanus sativus cultivar WK10039 chromosome 5, ASM80110v3, whole genome shotgun sequence, the following proteins share a genomic window:
- the LOC130512404 gene encoding GATA transcription factor 1-like codes for MEAFMDELLNFSVPEDEGALARSPKNIARRKTGLRPTESFGLLNPDDDLGEVEEEDLEWISNKDAFPVIETFVGVLPSEHFIVSSPEREVTEGKQLSPVSVLETSSQNISTVTTTTTTTSNNSSGSNTNRSAPTMISCCVKFNAPVKTRSKRRRRDDLRILWSGNEEQGGGQYKRKMTSVAAAGMGRKCQHCGADKTPQWRAGPSGPKTLCNACGVRYKSGRLVPEYRPANSPTFSPEFHSNSHRKIVEMRKHVMPGDGGGRNDCG; via the exons atggaaGCATTCATGGATGAACTTTTGAACTTCTCTGTACCAGAAGACGAAGGAGCGCTCGCTCGTTCGCCCAAGAATATCGCTCGCCGGAAAACTGGATTACGACCAACGGAGTCCTTTGGTTTATTAAATCCCGACGACGACCTT GGAGAGGTTGAGGAAGAAGATTTGGAGTGGATATCGAACAAAGATGCTTTCCCTGTCATCGAAACATTCGTCGGGGTATTACCGTCGGAACATTTCATTGTCTCGTCGCCGGAGCGAGAAGTGACTGAAGGAAAACAGTTGAGTCCGGTTTCAGTACTTGAGACGAGTAGTCAGAACATATCTACTGTAACTACGACGACGACGACCACCTCCAACAACAGTAGCGGAAGTAACACCAACAGAAGCGCCCCGACGATGATTAGTTGCTGCGTTAAGTTCAATGCGCCCGTTAAGACAAGAAGCAAGCGTAGGAGGAGGGACGATTTGAGAATTTTGTGGTCAGGGAACGAAGAGCAAGGAGGAGGACAATATAAGAGGAAGATGACGTCGGTTGCGGCGGCGGGTATGGGAAGGAAGTGTCAGCACTGTGGAGCGGATAAGACGCCGCAGTGGAGGGCGGGACCATCGGGACCGAAGACGCTGTGTAACGCGTGTGGCGTGAGGTACAAGTCAGGGAGGCTTGTTCCCGAGTATCGCCCTGCTAATAGCCCCACTTTCTCCCCCGAGTTTCATTCCAACTCTCACCGGAAGATTGTGGAGATGAGGAAGCATGTTATGCCCGGTGATGGTGGTGGTCGGAATGATTGTGGTTAG